In Homo sapiens chromosome 22 genomic patch of type NOVEL, GRCh38.p14 PATCHES HSCHR22_6_CTG1, the following are encoded in one genomic region:
- the LOC124900628 gene encoding uncharacterized protein LOC124900628 produces the protein MGQSGQDYSSLIVWVSGLCHPSHLPLQRRKVKSRKKPTSEVTTPRRPGGLNAAAPKEEAAVLSQEGEQENKKVQKEVAAYPSEASEDSKEQRPWDRVYVPMTELWLDWF, from the exons ATGGGCCAGTCGGGGCAGGACTACTCATCACTCATAGTGTGGGTGTCAGGGTTGTGtcacccctcccacctccctctgcaGAGACGCAAAGTCAAGAGTAGGAAGAAGCCAACCTCTGAG GTCACGACCCCCAGGAGACCTGGAGGACTGAATGCTGCTGCCCCCAAGGAGGAGGCTGCCGTCTTATCCCAGGAGGGAGAGCAG gaaaataaaaaggttCAAAAGGAAGTTGCTGCGTATCCATCTG AGGCCTCTGAGGACAGCAAAGAGCAAAGGCCCTGGGACCGGGTCTACGTGCCCATGACAGAGCTCTGGCTGGACTGGTTCTGA